A window of Variovorax sp. HW608 genomic DNA:
TGGAAGGAATCATCCGATGATCGAAGTCCTCTCATCCGCCGCGCTCGCGACCGTGCAGGACGCGGGACGCAAGGGCAGCCTGCGCTGGGGCGTGGGCACCTCCGGCGCCATGGACAACCTGGCGCTGGCGGCCGGCAACCTGCTGCTCGGCAATGACGCGAATGCGGCGGCCATCGAGGTGCCGGTGTTCCCGTTCAAGGTGCGCTTCGACGAGGACTGCGCCTTCGCGCTGACCGGCGCCGATTGCGCCGCACGCCTGGACGACGCGCCGCTCATGCCGTGGTGGGTGCACCAGGCGCGCGCGGGCCAGGTGCTCACGCTGGGCCTGCCGCAGGGCGGCGCGCAGCGCGGCAGCCGCGCGATGCTGTGCGTGGCCGGCGGCGTGGACGTGCCGGAAGTGCTGGGCTCGCGCAGCACGCAACTGCGCGGCGCCTTCGGCGGGCACGAGGGCCGCGCGCTGCGGCGCGGCGACGTGCTGCGCGCCGGCCGTGCCGGCGAGCCGTGCCGCACCCAATTCGGGCTCGTTCCGCCTTCGTTGACGCTGCCGCTTCAGGTCGATGGCGTGTCCGCGGTGCGCGTGCTGCCCGCGGCCGAATACCTGGGCTTCGAGGCATCCTCGCGCGCCGCCTTCTGGGCCGGCGAATGGAAGATCACGGCGCAGAGCGACCGCTACGGCTACCGGCTGGAGGGCGAGGCCCTGCGGCCCGTCGCGCCGATGGAGATCCGCTCGCACGGCATCGTGCCGGGCGTGATCCAGGTCCCGCACAGCGGGCAGCCGATCATCCAGATGCGCGATGCGCAGCCCTCGGGCGGCTATCCCAAGTTCGGGACGGTCATCGAGGCCGACCTCTGGCGCCTCGGGCAGGCGCCGATCGGCAGCCGCATCCGCTTCGTCGAAGTCAGCTGGGCCGAGGCGATCGCCGCCCTCGACGAAACCGAGGCGTGGCTGCACAAGGTCAGCCGCATCGTGGACCTGCACCGCAGTGCGCCGCAAAGGAAGTGACATGCCGACTGCGGACGAGCTCAAACAGATGGCCGCGTGGCTGGCCGATACCGACATCGGCCTGCTGGAACTGCGCACGCCCAACGGCAGCATCCGGCTGGGCCGCGACCCGGCGCCGGGCAGCGAGGTCGTGCAACTGGAGGCCGAAGCGCAGGACGATGAAGCCGTGCCCGCGCAGGCCATGGCAAGCGCGCCGGGCGTCGGCGTGTTCCTGCACGCCCATCCGCTGCACGACAGGCCCGTGGTGCGCATCGGCGAACGCGTGGCGGCGGGGCAGGGCCTCGGCCTGTTGCGGATCGGCCCGCTGCTCGTGCCGGTCAGCGCACCGGCAGCGGGACAGGTCCGTGCCGTGTGCGAAGAGGACGGCACGGCCGTGGGCTTCGGCACCGCGCTTTTCGAACTGAACATCGACTGAGAAGGACACCCCATGGACATCGATCTGAACGCCGATCTCGGCGAAGGCTTCGGCCCCTGGCGCATGGGCGAGGACGAGGCGCTGCTGGACATCGTCTCTTCCGCCAACATCGCCTGCGGTTTCCATGCCGGCGATCCGGTCATCATGAACCGCACCGTGCGCACCGCCGGCAGCAAGGGTGTGGACATCGGCGCGCATGTGGGTTTTCCCGACCTGATGGGTTTCGGGCGCCGCCCGATGCAGATCGACACCGCGGAACTCGCCACCTACGTGACCTACCAGCTCGGCGCGCTGGCCGGCATGGCGCGCGCCGCCGGGCTTCGCGTGACGCACATGAGTTTCCATGGTGCCCTGGGCAACATGGCCGCGGCGGATGCGGCGCTCGCTGCGCCGCTGGTGCGCGCGGTCGCGGATTTCGACCCCGAGCTCATCATCAGCTCCTCCGCGAGCCGCGCGATCGAGGGTGCGGCCGAGCGATGCGGCCTGCGCGTGGCCACCACCTTCCTGGCCGATCGCGCCTGCGACGACGCCGGCCTCCTGGTGCCGCGCAAGCTGCCCGATTCGGTGATCCACGACCCCGATGCGGTGCTGGCCCGGGTGCGGCAGCTGCTGGACGACGGCACGGTCACCAGCTACAGCGGCAAGCGCATTCCGATGAAGGCCCGTTCGATCCTGGTGCACGGCGACACCCCCGGCGCGGTGGCGCTGGCGCGCGCGGTGCGCGGCGCGGTCGAGGCCGGCGGGCGCGTGGTGCCGATCTCGCAGCAGCTCGCCCGGACGGCCGGGTCTGCCCGGACATAAGGACCCCTTATCTCTCCACAGACATTCCGTCTTGGCGCCCATTCCCGCCGGTCGATACAGTGAAATTTCATTAACGAAAGAAGCAAAGATGCCGTTCTCCGACTACAAGACCGCACTCGTCACCGGCGCCTCGTCGGGCATCGGCGCCGCCGTGGTCGAGCGTCTCTCCAAGGAGGGCCTGCAGGTCCATGCGATCGCGCGCAGCGCCGGCAAGCTGGACGAGCTCGCTTCGCGCACCGGCTGCATTCCGCATGCGCTCGACGTCGCCGACCTCGAAGGCATCACGCGGCTCGCGAAGGAAGTTCCCTTCGACGTGCTGGTCAACAACGCGGGCGTGGACCGGCCGGGCTCGATCCTGCAGGCCGACGCCGAAGGCATCGACCTGCTGGTGGACGTGAACCTGCGTGCCGTGCTGCACCTGTGCCGGCTGGTGGTGCCGGGCATGGCGGCGCGCGATCGCGGCCACGTGATCAACATCAGCTCGATCGCGGGCGCCTACAACTTCAACGGCAACAGCACCTATCACGCGACCAAGGCGGCGGTGAGCATGCTGTCGCGCCAGCTTCGCATCGATTGCTTCGGCAAGCGCGTGCGGGTCACCGAGATCTGCCCGGGCCGCGTCGCCACCGACATCTTTGCGCACGTGCACGGCGAATCCGAGGAGACCTACAAGCGCTTCGTCGAAGGCTTCGAGCTGCCGCAGGCCGAGGACATCGCCAACGCCATCGCCTTCGCGATCGCCGCGCCGATCGCGGTGAACGTCGGCCACATGGAAATCACGCCGACGCTGCAGGTGCCGGGCGGGCTTTCCACCACCCGTCCGCAAGAGGCCAAGGCCTGATCGGCCGGACCGCCGCGGCGCAATACCAACAGAGAGGGCACGGGGCATGAAAGACTTCGATCTACTGGCCGTCCTCCTGAAGCCGGAGTTCGGCGCCATGCTGCTGCACGGCGTGGAGATGACGTTGAAGATCGCGGCCGGCTCATGGCTGCTCGCGATGTCGATCGCGATCGTCCTCCTGGTCGTGCGGCTCACACCCAGCCGCATCGCCGAACGCACGGTCGCTGCCTACATCTCCTACCACCGCAACGTGCCGACGCTGGTGCAGCTGATGTTCTGGTACTTCGGCATCTTCAGCGTGCTGCCCGACGCCGTGCAGGGCTGGCTGTCGGACCACAACGCGGAAGCGCTGATCTCGGTCATCGCGCTCGGTTTGTGCCAGGCCGCGTACTTCAGCGAGGACATCCGCTCGGGGCTGCGCGCGATCCCCGCGGGGCAGGCCGAGGCCGCCCGCGCGCTGGGCCACGGCTTCATCGGTTCCATGCGCTACGTCATCCTGCCGCAGGCGATGCGCAACGCGATTCCCGCGCTGATCAACCACAGCGTGTCGCTGTTCAAGAACAGCAGCCTCGCGATGGCGATCGGCGTGGCCGAGCTGACGCATGCGGTGAAGGAAGTGGAAAGCCAGAGCTTCCGCGCCTTCGAAGCCTACAGCGTGGCCACGGTGCTCTATCTCGTGCTGTCGCTGGTCATCATGACGATCGGCGCCTGGGTCGCACGCCGCTATCGCATCGCAGGGGCGAGGTAAGCCATGTACAGCATCTTCGAAATCCTGCGCGACAACTGGCTGCTGCTGCTGGTCGGCCAGTACCCGAGCGGGCCGTTGGGCGGCATCTGCGCGACGCTGATCCTTTCCGTGCTTGGCATCCTGATGGCTTTCCCGCTCTCGGTGCTCCTCGCGCTGGCCCGCCTGTCGCCCTGGAAGCTCTTGAGCTGGCCCGCGGCGGTGCTGGTGTACGTGGTGCGCGGCGTGCCGCTCCTGATGGTGATCCTGTGGGTCTACTTCCTCGTGCCGCTGCTCATCGGGCGCGAAGTCTCGGGCTTCACCACCATGCTGTGCACGCTGGTGATCTACGAAGGCGCCTACCTGTCGGAAGTCGTCCGCGCCGGCATCCAGGCGCTGCCCAAGGGGCAGGTCGAGGCGGCGCGGTCGCTCGGGCACAGCCATCTCGGGACCATGTGGTACGTGGTCCTTCCGCAGGCCCTCTACAACATGCTGCCGAGCATGCTGAGCCAGTTCATCTCCACGATCAAGGAGACCACGCTCGGCTACGTGATCAACGTGCAGGAGCTCACCTTCGCCGCGAACCAGATCAACAACCAGTTGCTGACCAAGCCGTTCCAGGTGTTCTTCATCCTGGCCATCACCTTCTACGTGGTGTGCTTCAGCCTCACGCAACTGGCGCATTGGGTGGAGCGCCGCATCGCCCACAAGCGGCTCGGCATGACACCGGCCAAGCCCGCCGAAGGCGAGGTCCCCCTGCCGTCGCCGACGGTCGCAACGAATTCATGAGGCCGCGCACGACGGCACGATGACAAAGGAGACAGAAAGCATGAAACCCGACACCGCCCACGGCAGGCCGCACGCGGCCGCAGAGGACACACCGATGATTCTGTTTTCCAACATCAACAAGTGGTACGGCGACTACCAGGCGCTCACCAACGTCAACGCCGAAGTCAAGCGCGGCGAGGTGGTCGTGGTCTGCGGCCCGTCGGGCTCGGGCAAATCCACGCTCATCCGCACCGTCAACCGGCTGGAGGAGATCAAGTCGGGCCAGCTGCTGTTCGACGGGCACGACATCCACGCGCCGATGAGCAGCGCGGCGCTGAACCGGCTGCGCAGCCGCATCGGCTTCGTGTTCCAGAGCTTCAACCTGTTCCCGCATCTGTCGGTGCTCGAGAACATCATGCTGTCGCCGACGCGGGTGCTGGGCGTGAAGCGCTCGGTGGCGCGCGACAAGGCGATGCAGCTGCTCGAGCGCGTGGGCCTCGCCAACAAGGCCGGCGCCTATCCCGCGCAGCTCTCCGGCGGCCAGCAGCAGCGCGTGGCGATCGCGCGCGCCCTCGCGATGGAGCCGCCCGCCATGCTGTTCGACGAGCCGACCAGCGCGCTCGACCCCGAGATGGTGGGCGAGGTGCTCTCGGTCATGCGCAGCCTCGCCAACGAGGGCATGACCATGATGTGCGTCACGCACGAGATGAACTTCGCGCGCGAGGTCGCCGACCGTGTCTGGTTCATGGACGCTGGCCAGATCCTCGAGAAGGCCGAGCCGGCCGCCTTCTTCAGCAGCCCGCAGCACCCGCGAGCGAAACGCTTTCTTTCCGATCTGCGCTCGCATTGATCCGCCGCCAATTTCTTTCACCCTTCGTTGCCAACCACCACGTCACCTGGAGTTCATCATGTCGAAGAAGACTGCGATCCGTCTGGCCGTCATCGGCTGTAGCCTGTCCGCACTCGCCGTGCTCGCGCACGCGGACCAATGGGACGAGATCAACCAGCGCAAGGAGCTCAAGTGCGGCACCTTCGCCGACGTTCCGCCTTTTGCCGCGCCCGATCCCAAGACGCGCGAGATGGTCGGCTTCGACGTCGATCTGTGCAATGCGCTCGCGAAGCAACTCGGCCTGACTGCGAAGATCACGCCCCTGTCGGTCGAGGCGCGGGTGCCCGAAGTCAAGCTCGGGCGCGTCGACGTCACGGTCGCGAACCTCGCCTACACCAAGAGCCGGGGCGAGCAGATCCAGTTCAGCGACCCGTACTACATCGCCAAGGAAATGCTCGCGGTGAAGGCCTCCGACCCCGGCACGACCAAGGCCGACTTCAAGGGCAAGCGGCTCAGCTCGACCAAGGGCTCGACCTCCGAGCTCTCGATCAAGATGAACGGCTCCGAGGCCGTGACCTTCCAGGACACCGGCTCCGCCTTCATGGCCGTGCAGCAGAACAAGTCGGTCGGCATGGTGGCGAACACCATGACCATCACCAAGCTCGTCAACCAGTCGAAGACCTCGGGCGTCGAACTCAAGATGATCAAGGAGCCGATGGTGTACCAGCCGATCGGCATCGGCATGAAGAAGGACGAGCCGGTGCTGCTCGCCAAGGTCAACGCGGCGCTCTACGCGCTGGACAAGGCCGGCGAGATCGACAAGCTCTGGGCCAAGTGGCTCGGGCCGAACACCGAGTACAAGCTGACACGCGACGAGAAGGTGACGCCGCTGGCGGATCTGAAGTACGAGCTCCTGCCGTAGTAGCGGACGGGAGGGGCGAGCCCTGCCGCGGCAGGCTCTTGTTGGACAGCCGGGATTGGGTCAAAATATGGTGTAAATCATTTACACCATAATTGAGGCACCTGGATGACCGACTTTCACCTGATTGACAGCGACATGGCGTCCGAGCCCAGCGGCGTGACCGAACCCTCGGTGATCGATTTGCCGGCTCAGCAGCCAACGGCGCCAACGCCGCCCGCGACACCAGAGCTTCCGTCCAGCGCGGCCGCCGAGGCTCGGACAGAGCCTGAAGCGGCGACGGTCGAAAAGGCACCGGCAAGCAGTCCCAAGCGAGCCGCCGCCAAGAAAGCTGCGGCCAAGAAAGTTTCGGAGCCGAAGTCGGCGAAGCCCGTGGCTTCGAAGTCTCCAGCAAAGAAAGCCGCGGCGAAAAAGCCCGTAGTGAAGGCAACGACGGCGAAGAAGATGACCGCCAAGAAGACGACCGCCAAGAAAACGACGGCGAAGAAGACGCCAGCGAAGAAGACGCCAGCGAAGAAGGCGGCTGTGAAGAAGACGATCGCGAAGAAAGCAGTTGCGAAGAAAGCGGTTGCGAAGAAGAGCGGACCGCTGAAGGCCAGGGCCGCGAAGGCCGTGGTCGCACCGCCTCAAGTGCCAAAGGCTGCCGCGCCCGTTGTACCGGCGAAACCGGTCAAAGCCGCGGCTTCCCACGAACGCGCGCATGACGCGGTCAAAGCCAAATCCAAGCTCGTGCGCGACAGCTTCACCATGCCCGAGCAGGACTTCGGTCTGATTGCCGTCCTCAAGGACCGCGCGCTGGGATTCAAGCGCCCCGCGAAGAAGAGCGAGCTTCTGCGGGCAGGCCTGCATGCGCTTCAGCAGCTCGGCGACGCCCAACTGCGAGGCGCGCTTGATTCGCTGACGCCGTTGAAAGCGGGGCGGCCGAAGAAGAAGGGCAACTGAGCCGGCGCGGCCCGAGGTCGCCCACGACGCCTATCCCGCTCGCAGGTCCGAGCCGAGGGGCGCGGGGCGCTGGGTTGTGCGCAACAGGCTTGAGTAGCCTTCCCAGCTGTGCCTGCCGCCCGTAGGCAAAGGGCCGCCGCGACCCAGGGCGAACAAGCCCTGATGCCCGGATTCCCTGGCTTCGACAGCCTCGAGCTCGTGTTTTACCAACTGCACCGAATCGTCGTCCTCACCGTAACGGGCCACGAGGTCGCCCAGCAGATTCTTCAGTTCGTAGAGGTATCGGGACATGTTTCGCTCTCCTCGCGGACGGCGCATGGGAGGCGAAACATACTCGCACGCTCGTGTTGATGCGTAACCAAATCTTGCCTGGAAGGTTACGCCAGGCTGCGTGACTTGAGCGTGATGCGACCCACGCTGCAGACGTGCCAGGGCTACCCTTTGTCACATTCGAGTTTGGGAATTCGAGGGTGTCTCGCGAGAACTCCTGTCCCTCGCGCTGACCGTCTTGGCGTTTCGGGACATCGGTTCCAGCGAAGCAGTCCGTCAGACGAACGCGGCCCGGTTCCTGGCGATGAAGTCGGCAACGGAAAGCGCGGGCGTGCCCGTCACCTGCTCGACGGCATCGTTGGTCCCTGCGAAGACGCCGTCCTGATAGTCCTGGGCCACCTCGACCAGGTGCTGGACCAGGAAAGGATTGAACTTGTAGGCGTGCTCCATCCGATGCCGGAACTCCTCGATGGTCAGCGGCGCATATTCGATCCGTGCACCGAGGACGTCGCTCATGGCGGCGGCAATCTGGTCGTGATTCATCTCGACCGGCCCGTGGAGGGCGTAGGTCTTTCCGGCGTGCGCTGAAGGCTTGTCCAGGATGTGCGCGATGACTCTTCCCTGGTCATCGGTGCTGATCGGCGCATGACGGCCATTGCCGAAGGGGAACAGGATGCGCTTGTTCTCCCAGATCTCGTGCGCGAAATGGGGGTACACCAGCCAATCGGCGAAGAACGTGGGACGCAGGTGGGTCGTCGCCACGCCCGACCAATCGAACACGCGTTCGGCAACCCAATGGTCCTGTGCCGCGTGGCTCCTGGAGTCTCGCCGCGCCGAAATCTGCGACATGTTGACGATGGCCGTGACCCCCGCCTCCTTTGCCGCCTGCGCGAAGAAGGCGCTTGCGTGAACGATGCCCGGGCTGATGGGATGCAGGAAGTAGGCGGAGCGAATTCCTTCCATCGCAGAGCGAATGGCATCGAGGTCCGTGAAATCGCCCACGGCGATCTCCACACCCTTGTCGCGCAAGGCCTGGGCAGCCTCGCCATCCGAACGAACTTAGGCTCGCACGCGCCGGTTCATCTTCAACAGGGTGTCTATCGCGGCGCCGCCGGTGCGGCCTGTTGCTCCGGTCACGAGAATGTCTGCCTGGGTCATGATCGTGTTCCTTTCAGTCGTTGATTCGTTGACAGGTCTCCACTGTAGGAGCCGACGAATCGGCATGAATGACATGTTCAGGATGATTTCTGCCAAAGTGTGGCTACCAGGAGGAATCCGCGATGACCCAACGGAAAGCGCCCGGCAAGCCTCTCGACGTGGCAACGCGCAGACGCATCGTCATCCTTGCCCTGCCGCCGGTGGACGCGCTCGACGTCATCGGACCCGCGGAGGTGTTCACGCTGGCGAATCGCCTGCATGGCGCGGCGCCGACGCCCTACGTGCTGGAGTTGTTGAGCCCGGGGCCTGACATCGATCTGGAGAGTGAATCCGGCATTGCTCTTCGGGCGCACAGGACGATCGAACAGGAGCGCCGTGCGAGCAGGCCCATCGACACCTTGATTGTTGCGTCGGGCTTCAGTCCCCACCAGAACCTGGACCGCACAGCCATCGATTGGATTCGCACGCGCTCGCGCACCGTGCGGCGCATTTGCTCGATATGCGTTGGCGCCTTTGCCCTCGCCGATGCGGGTCTGCTGGATGGTCGCCGGGCGACAACGCATTGGGGAATGGCACGGCGCCTGGCTGAGCTCTATCCTGCGGTTCGGGTCGATGCAAATCCCATCTGGGTGAAAGACGGCAACGTGTACACCTCAGCCGGGATATCGGCGGGAATCGACCTTGCTCTGGCCCTGGTCGGTGATGACCTGGGCAACGACTTCGCCCTCGAAATCGCCAAGAATCTGGTCCTGTTCCTGAGGCGTCCCGGTGGGCAGGCGCAGTTCAGCGTTTCCCTTCAGGCGCAGCGCGGAGTCGGCCCCAGGTTGGAAGAGCTGCGGACATGGATCAGCGAGCATCTCCACACGGACCTCACGGTCGAGGTACTTGCAGACAGGCTATCGACCAGTGTCAGGACGCTGATGCGGATGTTCGAGCGAGAGCTCGACACCACGCCTGCGAAGTACGTCGAGGAGGTCCGCCTCGAAGCCGTCTGCAGGGCGCTCGAGTTCGGTGGACGCTCCTTGGAGGAAATTGCGCGCCGGTGCGGCTACCGCAGCGTGGACGTATTGCGCAAGGCATTCACACGGCGTCTGGGCGTGAGCCCGAGGGAGTACGCCCAGCGCTTTG
This region includes:
- a CDS encoding amino acid ABC transporter permease; its protein translation is MKDFDLLAVLLKPEFGAMLLHGVEMTLKIAAGSWLLAMSIAIVLLVVRLTPSRIAERTVAAYISYHRNVPTLVQLMFWYFGIFSVLPDAVQGWLSDHNAEALISVIALGLCQAAYFSEDIRSGLRAIPAGQAEAARALGHGFIGSMRYVILPQAMRNAIPALINHSVSLFKNSSLAMAIGVAELTHAVKEVESQSFRAFEAYSVATVLYLVLSLVIMTIGAWVARRYRIAGAR
- a CDS encoding LamB/YcsF family protein, with the protein product MDIDLNADLGEGFGPWRMGEDEALLDIVSSANIACGFHAGDPVIMNRTVRTAGSKGVDIGAHVGFPDLMGFGRRPMQIDTAELATYVTYQLGALAGMARAAGLRVTHMSFHGALGNMAAADAALAAPLVRAVADFDPELIISSSASRAIEGAAERCGLRVATTFLADRACDDAGLLVPRKLPDSVIHDPDAVLARVRQLLDDGTVTSYSGKRIPMKARSILVHGDTPGAVALARAVRGAVEAGGRVVPISQQLARTAGSART
- a CDS encoding acetyl-CoA carboxylase biotin carboxyl carrier protein, whose product is MPTADELKQMAAWLADTDIGLLELRTPNGSIRLGRDPAPGSEVVQLEAEAQDDEAVPAQAMASAPGVGVFLHAHPLHDRPVVRIGERVAAGQGLGLLRIGPLLVPVSAPAAGQVRAVCEEDGTAVGFGTALFELNID
- a CDS encoding ABC transporter substrate-binding protein gives rise to the protein MSKKTAIRLAVIGCSLSALAVLAHADQWDEINQRKELKCGTFADVPPFAAPDPKTREMVGFDVDLCNALAKQLGLTAKITPLSVEARVPEVKLGRVDVTVANLAYTKSRGEQIQFSDPYYIAKEMLAVKASDPGTTKADFKGKRLSSTKGSTSELSIKMNGSEAVTFQDTGSAFMAVQQNKSVGMVANTMTITKLVNQSKTSGVELKMIKEPMVYQPIGIGMKKDEPVLLAKVNAALYALDKAGEIDKLWAKWLGPNTEYKLTRDEKVTPLADLKYELLP
- a CDS encoding biotin-dependent carboxyltransferase family protein — encoded protein: MIEVLSSAALATVQDAGRKGSLRWGVGTSGAMDNLALAAGNLLLGNDANAAAIEVPVFPFKVRFDEDCAFALTGADCAARLDDAPLMPWWVHQARAGQVLTLGLPQGGAQRGSRAMLCVAGGVDVPEVLGSRSTQLRGAFGGHEGRALRRGDVLRAGRAGEPCRTQFGLVPPSLTLPLQVDGVSAVRVLPAAEYLGFEASSRAAFWAGEWKITAQSDRYGYRLEGEALRPVAPMEIRSHGIVPGVIQVPHSGQPIIQMRDAQPSGGYPKFGTVIEADLWRLGQAPIGSRIRFVEVSWAEAIAALDETEAWLHKVSRIVDLHRSAPQRK
- a CDS encoding histone H1-like repetitive region-containing protein, yielding MTDFHLIDSDMASEPSGVTEPSVIDLPAQQPTAPTPPATPELPSSAAAEARTEPEAATVEKAPASSPKRAAAKKAAAKKVSEPKSAKPVASKSPAKKAAAKKPVVKATTAKKMTAKKTTAKKTTAKKTPAKKTPAKKAAVKKTIAKKAVAKKAVAKKSGPLKARAAKAVVAPPQVPKAAAPVVPAKPVKAAASHERAHDAVKAKSKLVRDSFTMPEQDFGLIAVLKDRALGFKRPAKKSELLRAGLHALQQLGDAQLRGALDSLTPLKAGRPKKKGN
- a CDS encoding amino acid ABC transporter ATP-binding protein encodes the protein MILFSNINKWYGDYQALTNVNAEVKRGEVVVVCGPSGSGKSTLIRTVNRLEEIKSGQLLFDGHDIHAPMSSAALNRLRSRIGFVFQSFNLFPHLSVLENIMLSPTRVLGVKRSVARDKAMQLLERVGLANKAGAYPAQLSGGQQQRVAIARALAMEPPAMLFDEPTSALDPEMVGEVLSVMRSLANEGMTMMCVTHEMNFAREVADRVWFMDAGQILEKAEPAAFFSSPQHPRAKRFLSDLRSH
- a CDS encoding amino acid ABC transporter permease, translated to MYSIFEILRDNWLLLLVGQYPSGPLGGICATLILSVLGILMAFPLSVLLALARLSPWKLLSWPAAVLVYVVRGVPLLMVILWVYFLVPLLIGREVSGFTTMLCTLVIYEGAYLSEVVRAGIQALPKGQVEAARSLGHSHLGTMWYVVLPQALYNMLPSMLSQFISTIKETTLGYVINVQELTFAANQINNQLLTKPFQVFFILAITFYVVCFSLTQLAHWVERRIAHKRLGMTPAKPAEGEVPLPSPTVATNS
- a CDS encoding GlxA family transcriptional regulator; the protein is MTQRKAPGKPLDVATRRRIVILALPPVDALDVIGPAEVFTLANRLHGAAPTPYVLELLSPGPDIDLESESGIALRAHRTIEQERRASRPIDTLIVASGFSPHQNLDRTAIDWIRTRSRTVRRICSICVGAFALADAGLLDGRRATTHWGMARRLAELYPAVRVDANPIWVKDGNVYTSAGISAGIDLALALVGDDLGNDFALEIAKNLVLFLRRPGGQAQFSVSLQAQRGVGPRLEELRTWISEHLHTDLTVEVLADRLSTSVRTLMRMFERELDTTPAKYVEEVRLEAVCRALEFGGRSLEEIARRCGYRSVDVLRKAFTRRLGVSPREYAQRFATGMANTPNACSGQ
- a CDS encoding SDR family oxidoreductase — translated: MPFSDYKTALVTGASSGIGAAVVERLSKEGLQVHAIARSAGKLDELASRTGCIPHALDVADLEGITRLAKEVPFDVLVNNAGVDRPGSILQADAEGIDLLVDVNLRAVLHLCRLVVPGMAARDRGHVINISSIAGAYNFNGNSTYHATKAAVSMLSRQLRIDCFGKRVRVTEICPGRVATDIFAHVHGESEETYKRFVEGFELPQAEDIANAIAFAIAAPIAVNVGHMEITPTLQVPGGLSTTRPQEAKA